Proteins from a genomic interval of Kribbella aluminosa:
- a CDS encoding NAD-dependent epimerase/dehydratase family protein translates to MTGTERVMVFGAGGFLGARICALLADRGIEYRGLSRTRSEPYRRCDLTAMHPYALDTQIGMYKPTVIVNAVGATFGAPAELVRANVIAVEALLASVRDHAGHARFVQLGSAAEYGGAAHGTSMLEDSAPRPLGPYGITKLAGSELVLRAQRAGADAVVLRIFDVIGPGAPDSTLTGRVIRDLRTRQLIEVGSLDVWRDFVDVRDVAEAVLAVALADGKLPPLLNVGTGRATLARDVAGQLFELSGLAATIVDEAGQETLLGAPWQQADSTLIGQQLGWSPKVALEQSLADSWAESD, encoded by the coding sequence GTGACCGGAACTGAGCGGGTGATGGTGTTCGGCGCGGGAGGCTTTCTCGGCGCCAGGATCTGCGCGCTGCTCGCCGACCGGGGCATCGAGTACCGCGGGCTGAGCCGGACCCGGAGCGAGCCGTACCGGCGCTGCGACCTGACCGCGATGCACCCGTACGCGCTGGACACCCAGATCGGGATGTACAAGCCGACCGTGATCGTCAACGCGGTCGGCGCCACGTTCGGTGCGCCGGCCGAGCTGGTCCGGGCCAACGTGATCGCCGTCGAGGCGCTGCTCGCGTCCGTCCGCGACCATGCCGGCCACGCGCGGTTCGTCCAGCTCGGGTCCGCGGCGGAGTACGGCGGCGCCGCGCACGGGACGAGCATGCTCGAGGACAGTGCGCCGCGTCCGCTCGGTCCGTACGGGATCACCAAGCTGGCCGGCTCCGAGCTCGTACTCCGGGCGCAGCGGGCCGGCGCGGATGCCGTCGTACTACGGATCTTCGACGTGATCGGGCCGGGGGCGCCGGACAGTACGCTCACCGGCCGGGTGATCCGGGACCTGCGGACGCGACAGCTGATCGAGGTCGGGTCGCTGGACGTCTGGCGCGACTTCGTCGACGTCCGGGACGTGGCCGAGGCGGTGCTCGCGGTTGCGCTCGCGGACGGGAAGCTGCCGCCGCTGCTGAACGTCGGCACCGGCCGGGCGACCCTCGCGCGCGACGTCGCCGGGCAACTCTTCGAGCTGAGTGGCCTGGCGGCGACGATCGTCGACGAGGCCGGTCAGGAAACCCTGCTCGGTGCGCCGTGGCAGCAGGCCGACAGCACACTGATCGGCCAGCAGCTCGGCTGGTCTCCCAAGGTCGCCCTCGAGCAGTCCCTAGCCGACAGCTGGGCTGAGTCAGACTAG
- a CDS encoding protein phosphatase 2C domain-containing protein: MQIRSLSEAAPDRRPPAVNEDLVLTGPDFTLVLDGATAPKGVDSGCRHDVPWLVKQLAIQLAPALLAQSSAPLPDLLAEAIAGVRATHADTCDVSNPDSPSSTVSMVRLHPDHVEYLVLADSPVVMRSPEGQITVHSDDRIEQLPERTLEAVRRLRNQPGGFWAASTEPKAAYEAITGSTDLAAVDVIAILSDGASRFTEQYGHSWDELIDVLTTAGPRQLIDRVREHDATSTGRWKQYDDASVVLLQRP; the protein is encoded by the coding sequence GTGCAGATTCGCTCGCTCAGTGAGGCCGCGCCGGATCGGCGACCACCTGCCGTCAACGAGGATCTCGTGCTGACCGGCCCCGACTTCACGCTCGTCCTCGACGGCGCCACCGCGCCGAAGGGCGTCGACTCCGGCTGTCGGCACGACGTCCCGTGGCTGGTGAAGCAGCTCGCGATCCAGTTGGCGCCGGCGCTGCTCGCCCAGTCGTCCGCCCCGCTGCCCGACCTGCTCGCGGAGGCGATCGCCGGAGTCCGGGCGACCCACGCAGACACCTGCGACGTCAGCAATCCGGACAGTCCGTCGTCAACGGTCTCGATGGTTCGGCTGCACCCGGATCACGTCGAGTACCTGGTGCTGGCCGACTCGCCCGTCGTGATGCGTTCCCCCGAAGGCCAGATCACCGTCCACAGCGACGACCGGATCGAGCAGCTCCCGGAACGGACCCTGGAGGCGGTACGCCGGTTGCGTAACCAGCCGGGTGGTTTCTGGGCGGCGAGCACCGAGCCGAAGGCGGCGTACGAGGCGATCACCGGGAGTACGGACCTGGCCGCCGTGGACGTGATCGCGATCCTGTCCGACGGCGCGTCCCGTTTCACCGAGCAGTACGGGCACTCGTGGGACGAGCTGATCGACGTACTCACGACCGCTGGTCCACGACAGCTGATCGATCGGGTCCGGGAGCACGACGCAACCTCGACGGGCCGGTGGAAGCAGTACGACGATGCGAGCGTCGTGCTCCTTCAGCGGCCGTAG
- a CDS encoding DUF4328 domain-containing protein, whose amino-acid sequence MTQPYPWPYPGPEPYQPVPRPFRPLRAVAIVSMALMGLTVIAAIIQCVLLWRSYDEVKRLVYGLLSDAEIERGARSVAGTGPLLDLLGYLLIGTAIAFLLWLWRARDNVDFLHSPFVPQHLLHRRAPGWVIGSWFCPIVQFWYPFQIVDDVVRASKPPARPVGRVRALLYGWWATWTGFWVIMVGGGSVAVVGFIVWIVRLVQATDNGAGQYVDVYDLQDFMVHVALGVDIGFTVATVLLIVAGVAMALLMLQIGDWQQERTAPPPVQDQVPPPLTPQYAPRSQPPGPGFPTYGR is encoded by the coding sequence GTGACGCAGCCTTATCCGTGGCCGTATCCGGGGCCGGAGCCGTATCAGCCGGTGCCGCGGCCGTTCCGGCCGTTGCGGGCGGTCGCGATCGTCAGCATGGCGCTGATGGGGCTGACCGTGATCGCCGCGATCATCCAGTGCGTGCTGCTCTGGCGCTCGTACGACGAGGTCAAGCGCCTCGTGTACGGGCTGCTCTCGGACGCGGAGATCGAGCGCGGCGCGCGGTCGGTCGCCGGTACCGGACCGTTGCTGGACCTGCTCGGCTACCTGTTGATCGGGACCGCGATCGCGTTCCTGCTCTGGCTGTGGCGCGCCCGCGACAACGTCGACTTCCTGCATTCACCGTTCGTGCCGCAGCACCTCCTGCACCGTCGCGCGCCGGGCTGGGTGATCGGCTCGTGGTTCTGCCCGATCGTGCAGTTCTGGTACCCGTTCCAGATCGTCGACGACGTCGTCCGCGCCAGCAAGCCACCTGCGCGGCCGGTTGGGCGGGTCCGCGCACTGCTGTACGGATGGTGGGCGACGTGGACCGGCTTCTGGGTGATCATGGTCGGCGGCGGATCGGTCGCGGTGGTGGGCTTCATCGTCTGGATCGTGCGTCTCGTCCAGGCGACCGACAACGGCGCCGGCCAGTACGTCGACGTCTACGACCTGCAGGACTTCATGGTGCATGTCGCGCTGGGCGTGGACATCGGGTTCACGGTCGCGACCGTGCTGCTGATCGTGGCCGGTGTCGCGATGGCTCTCCTGATGCTCCAGATCGGCGACTGGCAGCAGGAACGGACAGCGCCGCCGCCGGTGCAGGACCAGGTGCCGCCGCCGCTCACGCCGCAGTACGCCCCGCGGTCGCAGCCGCCCGGTCCGGGCTTCCCGACCTACGGCCGCTGA
- a CDS encoding glycerol-3-phosphate dehydrogenase/oxidase, producing the protein MNSIGNASLNAARRTRELDSLAAVDVLVIGGGVTGAGVALDAAARGLSVALVEKHDLAFGTSRWSSKLVHGGLRYLASGHVGIAYESAVERGILMKTTAPHLVHPIPQIAPWLPQARFVQAALLRSAFLGGDVLRTFARTSDDYLPHSRRVSSAEILRYAPTLRPEGMRGGFLTWDGQLYDDARLVVAIARTAAQYGARILTHVAATEVTGQGAVLVDQLTGDTRSVDARIVINATGIWADQVASGIKLRPSRGTHLVLPQSVFGGLSAVLTVPVPGELRRVVMAIPAPDDRVYVGLTDEDAPGPVSDVPQATDAEIDFLLNTISAAVQQPVTRADLLGTYAGLRPLLDTGHHGGTADISRRHAVITSDDGVVTIVGGKLTTYRRMAEDALDTALDQSDVDVLRRCETHRIPLVGAADRAHLAAVRAPARFVQRYGVEAPQVIDGPPELQEPIAPGLRTTYAELRFAVRHEGALTEDDVLDRRTRIGLSAADRELALPAVREAFAAV; encoded by the coding sequence ATGAACTCCATCGGCAACGCGAGTCTGAACGCGGCCCGCCGTACCCGTGAGCTCGACTCGCTGGCAGCGGTCGACGTCCTCGTGATCGGCGGCGGTGTCACCGGCGCCGGGGTGGCCCTGGATGCGGCGGCCCGCGGACTCAGCGTTGCCCTGGTGGAGAAGCACGACCTGGCGTTCGGCACCAGCCGCTGGAGCTCGAAGCTGGTGCACGGCGGCCTGCGGTACCTCGCGTCCGGGCATGTCGGGATCGCGTACGAGAGCGCGGTCGAGCGCGGCATCCTGATGAAGACGACCGCCCCGCACCTGGTGCATCCGATTCCGCAGATCGCGCCGTGGTTGCCGCAGGCAAGGTTCGTGCAGGCCGCCCTGCTGCGGTCCGCGTTCCTCGGCGGTGACGTACTGCGGACCTTCGCGCGGACCAGCGACGACTACCTCCCGCACTCCCGCCGGGTGTCCTCGGCCGAGATCCTGCGTTACGCGCCGACGCTGCGCCCGGAGGGGATGCGCGGCGGCTTCCTCACCTGGGACGGGCAGCTGTACGACGACGCCCGGCTGGTGGTCGCGATCGCCCGGACCGCGGCGCAGTACGGCGCCCGCATCCTGACCCACGTGGCCGCGACCGAGGTCACCGGGCAGGGCGCGGTCCTGGTGGACCAGCTGACCGGCGACACGCGGTCGGTGGACGCGCGGATCGTGATCAACGCGACCGGGATCTGGGCCGATCAGGTTGCCTCCGGCATCAAGCTCCGCCCGAGCCGCGGCACCCACCTGGTGCTGCCGCAGTCCGTGTTCGGCGGCCTGTCCGCGGTCCTCACGGTGCCGGTGCCGGGCGAGCTGCGCCGGGTGGTGATGGCGATTCCGGCGCCGGACGACCGGGTGTACGTCGGGCTCACCGACGAGGATGCGCCAGGCCCGGTCAGCGACGTACCGCAGGCGACCGACGCCGAGATCGACTTCCTGCTGAACACGATCAGCGCCGCCGTCCAGCAGCCGGTGACGCGCGCCGACCTGCTCGGCACCTACGCCGGTCTGCGTCCGTTGCTCGACACCGGCCACCATGGCGGTACGGCCGACATCTCCCGGCGGCACGCGGTGATCACCAGCGACGACGGTGTCGTCACGATCGTCGGCGGCAAGCTCACCACGTACCGCCGGATGGCGGAGGACGCCCTCGACACGGCGCTCGACCAGTCCGACGTCGACGTACTGCGGCGTTGCGAGACGCACCGGATCCCGTTGGTCGGCGCGGCCGATCGCGCGCACCTCGCCGCGGTCCGGGCACCGGCGCGGTTCGTCCAGCGGTACGGCGTGGAGGCGCCACAGGTGATCGACGGGCCACCCGAGTTGCAGGAGCCGATCGCGCCCGGGCTGCGGACGACGTACGCCGAGCTGAGGTTCGCCGTACGGCACGAGGGGGCGCTGACCGAGGACGACGTACTCGATCGGCGGACCCGGATCGGGCTGTCGGCGGCGGACCGGGAGCTGGCGCTGCCCGCGGTACGGGAGGCGTTCGCGGCGGTCTGA
- a CDS encoding TetR/AcrR family transcriptional regulator encodes MSQRSSESDQEASTRPTPANAIGEERILDAAYELLLAIGMRRMTMADIARHAEVSRATLYRRWPNVQAVVAALMTREWTIALVSAFQPDAADGRSRLVEGVVEVVAKTRVHPLMRKIIELDPEFLTPYLLERRGSSTVAHLALVEEGLRQGQADGSIRAGDPVWLARQIILVSLASAVSGPVMAGKDEYPKLDEELRVMLTRYLVP; translated from the coding sequence ATGTCTCAGCGTAGCAGCGAATCAGATCAAGAGGCCAGCACCCGTCCAACCCCGGCGAACGCGATCGGCGAGGAGCGGATCCTGGACGCGGCGTACGAGCTGCTGCTCGCGATCGGGATGCGCCGGATGACGATGGCCGACATCGCCCGGCATGCCGAAGTCTCCCGCGCGACCCTGTACCGGCGCTGGCCGAACGTGCAGGCCGTGGTCGCCGCGCTGATGACCCGGGAGTGGACGATCGCGCTGGTGTCCGCGTTCCAGCCGGACGCCGCCGACGGCCGGTCCCGCCTGGTCGAGGGCGTCGTCGAGGTGGTCGCGAAGACCCGCGTGCATCCGCTGATGCGGAAGATCATCGAGCTCGACCCGGAGTTCCTCACGCCGTACCTGCTGGAGCGCCGCGGCAGCAGCACCGTCGCGCACCTCGCTCTCGTCGAGGAGGGTCTGCGCCAGGGTCAGGCCGACGGCTCGATCCGCGCCGGCGACCCGGTCTGGCTGGCCCGGCAGATCATCCTGGTCTCGCTCGCGTCGGCGGTGTCCGGCCCGGTGATGGCCGGGAAGGACGAGTACCCGAAGCTCGACGAGGAGCTGCGCGTGATGCTGACGAGGTACCTGGTGCCATGA
- a CDS encoding FAD-binding oxidoreductase: protein MTESDLPVAQLTPGRWGDPAHPAELPAAALDALKHLGIQRPPDPVVESEVRSGLTDEQLQFLSSVVGSQHVAAEWEARWAHTRGYSTTDLLRFRAGDTSDVPDAVVYPASHDEVQTILRGAAEHDLAVVPYAGGTSVVGGLAPTRSFVTLDLRRLDQLTDLDEISRTATLQAGVRAPAAEALLAERGYTLGHFPQSYEGASIGGYAAARSSGQSSAGYGRFDQMVVGLTIATPRGTIELGRAPMSAAGPDLRQLFLGSEGAFGIITSVVVRIRPRPTERHFEGWKFDTFEAGLTAVRRLAQDGPLPTVLRLPDEVETAVNLADPDVLGSSAGGVLAIIGFDGPYNQATADVLTAAGGTNLGEGPGETWRVGRYRAPYLRDPLLDEGALVETLETAAFWSRIPALKAAVTDALVGALSATPPLVLCHISHVYETGASLYFTVVCAQTDDPITQWRNAKSAATQAIATAAGTISHHHGIGTDHRDAYVTEIGPLATEALQAVKQTLDPNNIMNPGILLPES, encoded by the coding sequence ATGACCGAATCAGACCTCCCGGTGGCGCAACTCACCCCCGGCCGCTGGGGCGACCCCGCCCATCCGGCAGAACTCCCGGCCGCCGCGCTCGACGCCCTCAAACACCTGGGCATCCAGCGCCCGCCGGACCCGGTGGTGGAATCCGAGGTCAGGTCAGGCCTCACCGACGAGCAACTGCAGTTCCTGTCATCCGTCGTGGGCTCTCAGCACGTGGCGGCCGAGTGGGAGGCTCGCTGGGCTCACACGCGTGGGTACTCGACGACGGATCTGCTGCGGTTCCGCGCCGGCGACACCTCCGACGTACCGGACGCAGTCGTCTACCCAGCCTCACACGACGAAGTGCAAACAATCCTCCGAGGAGCCGCCGAGCACGATCTGGCCGTCGTCCCGTACGCCGGCGGCACCTCAGTCGTCGGCGGCCTCGCCCCCACCCGCAGCTTCGTCACCCTCGACCTCCGCCGCCTCGACCAGCTGACCGATCTGGACGAGATCTCGCGAACGGCAACCCTGCAAGCCGGCGTCCGGGCCCCGGCCGCCGAAGCCCTGCTCGCCGAGCGCGGCTACACCCTCGGCCACTTCCCGCAGTCGTACGAAGGCGCCTCGATCGGCGGTTACGCGGCCGCCCGCTCCAGCGGCCAGTCGTCGGCCGGGTACGGCCGCTTCGACCAGATGGTCGTCGGGCTCACGATCGCCACCCCGCGGGGCACGATCGAGCTCGGCCGCGCCCCGATGTCGGCCGCCGGCCCGGACCTCCGCCAACTGTTCCTCGGCTCCGAAGGCGCGTTCGGCATCATCACCTCGGTCGTCGTCCGGATCCGCCCGCGGCCGACGGAGCGGCACTTCGAGGGCTGGAAGTTCGACACCTTCGAAGCCGGCCTGACCGCGGTACGTCGGCTCGCGCAGGACGGCCCGCTCCCGACCGTGCTGCGGCTGCCGGACGAGGTCGAGACCGCGGTGAACCTCGCCGACCCGGACGTCCTCGGCAGCAGCGCCGGCGGCGTACTCGCGATCATCGGCTTCGACGGCCCGTACAACCAGGCGACCGCCGACGTACTCACCGCGGCAGGCGGTACGAACCTCGGCGAAGGGCCCGGCGAGACGTGGCGGGTCGGCCGGTACCGCGCGCCGTACCTCCGCGACCCGCTCCTCGACGAAGGCGCCCTGGTGGAGACCCTGGAGACCGCCGCGTTCTGGTCCCGCATCCCCGCCCTGAAGGCCGCCGTCACGGACGCACTGGTCGGCGCCCTGTCGGCGACGCCACCGCTTGTCCTCTGCCACATCTCACACGTCTACGAAACCGGCGCTTCGCTCTACTTCACCGTCGTCTGCGCCCAGACCGACGACCCGATCACCCAATGGCGAAACGCCAAGTCCGCCGCCACCCAGGCGATCGCCACCGCCGCCGGCACGATCTCCCACCACCACGGCATCGGCACCGACCACCGAGACGCCTACGTGACGGAGATCGGTCCGCTCGCCACCGAAGCCTTACAGGCTGTCAAACAAACCCTTGACCCGAACAACATCATGAACCCAGGCATCCTGCTCCCCGAGAGCTGA
- a CDS encoding SDR family NAD(P)-dependent oxidoreductase, producing MTPEPSERPVALITGASAGLGLALAHGLAERGWALVIDARGAEALKDAADALAASTDVIPLAGDVTDPEHRADLLDAITELGRLDLLVNNASYLGPSPLQALAAADLDELRRVYEVDVLAPLALTQLLLPALTTASGVLINISSDAAVEAYETWGGYGSAKAALDHATKVLAAEHPALAVYAVDPGDLRTAMHQAAFPGEDISDRPEAATVVPSFLQLLDKRPASGRYRAADFAPAVTP from the coding sequence ATGACTCCTGAACCGTCGGAACGTCCTGTTGCTCTGATCACCGGTGCCTCCGCTGGGCTCGGGCTCGCGCTGGCGCATGGGCTTGCCGAGCGTGGGTGGGCGTTGGTGATCGATGCGCGGGGTGCGGAAGCGCTGAAAGATGCGGCGGACGCTCTCGCGGCCAGTACCGACGTCATACCGCTGGCGGGTGACGTCACCGACCCGGAGCACCGCGCCGACCTGCTCGACGCGATCACCGAGCTCGGCAGGCTCGACCTGCTCGTCAACAACGCCAGCTACCTCGGCCCGAGCCCGCTGCAGGCACTCGCCGCGGCTGACCTCGACGAACTGCGTCGCGTGTACGAGGTCGACGTACTCGCGCCGCTCGCCCTCACACAGCTCCTGCTCCCGGCACTCACCACAGCGTCCGGTGTGCTGATCAACATCAGCTCTGACGCTGCCGTGGAGGCCTACGAGACCTGGGGCGGCTACGGCTCCGCCAAGGCAGCACTTGATCACGCTACGAAGGTCCTGGCCGCAGAGCATCCAGCGCTCGCGGTGTACGCCGTTGACCCGGGTGACCTGCGTACGGCGATGCACCAGGCCGCGTTCCCGGGTGAGGACATCTCGGACCGGCCGGAGGCTGCCACCGTCGTACCGTCCTTCCTGCAGCTGCTCGACAAGCGCCCGGCCAGCGGCAGGTACCGAGCGGCTGACTTCGCGCCGGCGGTGACGCCGTGA
- a CDS encoding S-adenosylmethionine:tRNA ribosyltransferase-isomerase: protein MTVHPHIRFELPDALNAGEPPEARGLSRDHVKLLVAEGSTVTHTRFDRLGDHLRPGDLLLVNTSGTLAAAVDGTTYTVHFSAPLDDGTWVVELRDGDAPMFDGMPGQQVELPEGPLTLLAPYQASPNRLWIAKPPTLDVLGYLRRHGRPITYNYVGRRWPLASYQTVFAREPGSAEMPSAARPFSFELVSHLAPQGVLIAPIMLHCGVSSLETHEPPQPERYDVPKHTSRLVNWVKANGGRVIAVGTTAVRAIESAAVGGTVAPSRGWTDLVLGPDNQPQIVDGLITGWHAPEASHLLLLESVAGRAQVQRAYDAALQNHYLWHEFGDSCLILR, encoded by the coding sequence GTGACAGTGCACCCGCACATCAGGTTCGAGCTACCGGACGCGTTGAACGCCGGCGAACCTCCCGAAGCGCGCGGCCTCTCCCGGGACCACGTGAAGCTGCTGGTCGCGGAGGGGTCGACCGTCACGCACACGCGCTTCGACCGGCTCGGCGACCACCTGCGGCCGGGCGACCTGTTGCTGGTGAACACCTCCGGCACGCTGGCCGCAGCCGTCGACGGTACGACGTACACCGTGCACTTCTCCGCACCGCTCGACGACGGCACCTGGGTCGTCGAGCTACGCGACGGCGACGCCCCGATGTTCGACGGTATGCCGGGACAGCAGGTGGAGCTTCCCGAGGGGCCGCTGACGTTGCTGGCGCCGTACCAGGCCTCGCCGAACCGCCTGTGGATCGCGAAGCCGCCAACCCTCGACGTACTCGGATACCTGCGACGACACGGACGGCCGATCACCTACAACTACGTGGGGAGGCGCTGGCCGCTGGCGTCGTACCAGACCGTCTTCGCGCGGGAGCCCGGCAGTGCGGAGATGCCCAGCGCAGCAAGGCCGTTCAGCTTCGAGCTGGTGAGCCACCTGGCGCCCCAGGGCGTACTGATCGCGCCGATCATGCTGCACTGCGGCGTCTCCTCGCTGGAGACCCACGAACCACCGCAACCCGAGCGGTACGACGTACCCAAGCACACATCCCGCCTGGTCAACTGGGTCAAGGCGAACGGCGGACGGGTGATCGCGGTCGGCACCACCGCAGTACGCGCGATCGAGTCGGCGGCCGTCGGCGGAACGGTCGCCCCCTCCCGAGGCTGGACCGACCTCGTCCTGGGCCCGGACAACCAGCCCCAGATCGTCGACGGCCTCATCACCGGCTGGCACGCCCCCGAGGCGTCCCACCTACTACTCCTCGAATCCGTCGCCGGCCGTGCCCAGGTCCAGCGCGCGTACGACGCCGCCCTCCAGAACCACTACCTCTGGCACGAGTTCGGCGACAGCTGCCTCATCCTGCGCTGA
- a CDS encoding rhomboid family intramembrane serine protease encodes MTETVCYRHPDRPAGVRCQRCDRPICPACMNSVAVGFQCPSCFTEGARSVPRTRTSLGGLQRGGSQQVVTFTMLALNVLVFVAVRFGSPQILSDLVMVPVLAGSEPWRLLTSAFTHVQIFHIFSNLFMLWQLGPPLEQMLGRLRFTILYLLSALGGSVAVWLLSAPGGATLGASGAVLGLVGALLVIHRARGLDITWIIMYVAVTAFLSFAIPNVSWEGHLGGFVVGAATAWIFLRMSNHKRRNNQAA; translated from the coding sequence GTGACCGAGACCGTCTGCTACCGGCACCCGGATCGGCCCGCCGGGGTGCGCTGCCAGCGCTGCGACCGGCCGATCTGCCCGGCGTGCATGAACAGCGTCGCCGTCGGCTTCCAGTGCCCGAGCTGTTTCACCGAGGGCGCCCGCTCGGTGCCCCGCACCCGGACGTCGCTCGGCGGCCTCCAGCGCGGCGGCAGCCAGCAGGTCGTCACGTTCACGATGCTGGCGCTGAACGTGCTGGTCTTCGTCGCGGTCCGGTTCGGCAGCCCGCAGATCCTCAGCGATCTGGTGATGGTGCCGGTGCTGGCCGGAAGCGAGCCGTGGCGGCTGCTCACGTCGGCGTTCACGCACGTACAGATCTTCCACATCTTCTCGAACCTGTTCATGCTCTGGCAGCTCGGCCCGCCGCTGGAACAGATGCTCGGCCGGCTCCGGTTCACGATCCTGTACCTGCTGTCCGCGCTCGGCGGCAGCGTCGCGGTCTGGCTGCTGTCCGCCCCCGGCGGTGCGACCCTCGGCGCGTCCGGCGCGGTCCTCGGCCTGGTCGGCGCCCTGCTGGTGATCCACCGCGCTCGCGGCTTGGACATCACCTGGATCATCATGTACGTCGCGGTCACCGCGTTCCTGTCGTTCGCGATCCCGAACGTCTCCTGGGAAGGCCACCTCGGCGGCTTCGTCGTCGGCGCCGCCACCGCCTGGATCTTCCTCCGGATGTCGAACCACAAGCGCCGCAACAATCAAGCGGCATAG
- a CDS encoding peptidylprolyl isomerase — protein MAEELYATLQTNKGDVVIRLFPNHAPKTVSNFVGLAEGTKEWTDPETGQQVTKPFYDGLGFHRVIDGFMIQGGCPLGTGTGTPGYQFDDEIHPELQFDRPYLLAMANAGVQFGHGTNGSQFFVTVVPTTHLNRKHTIFGEVADDDSKKVVDAIATAKTAPGDRPIDPIVINKVVVERKNA, from the coding sequence GTGGCTGAAGAGCTGTACGCAACCCTGCAGACGAACAAGGGCGACGTCGTCATCAGGTTGTTCCCCAACCACGCGCCGAAGACGGTGAGCAACTTCGTCGGTCTCGCGGAGGGCACCAAGGAGTGGACCGACCCGGAGACCGGCCAGCAGGTCACCAAGCCGTTCTACGACGGCCTGGGCTTCCACCGGGTGATCGACGGCTTCATGATCCAGGGCGGCTGCCCGCTCGGCACCGGCACCGGCACGCCGGGGTACCAGTTCGACGACGAGATCCACCCGGAGCTCCAGTTCGACCGCCCGTACCTGCTCGCGATGGCGAACGCCGGTGTCCAGTTCGGGCACGGCACCAACGGCTCGCAGTTCTTCGTCACCGTGGTCCCGACCACGCACCTGAACCGCAAGCACACGATCTTCGGTGAGGTCGCGGACGACGACTCGAAGAAGGTCGTGGACGCGATCGCGACCGCGAAGACCGCGCCGGGCGACCGTCCGATCGACCCGATCGTGATCAACAAGGTCGTCGTCGAGCGCAAGAACGCCTGA
- a CDS encoding methylated-DNA--[protein]-cysteine S-methyltransferase, protein MHWSVVDSPIGDLTLAVDETGLCRLHFGGTDRPQSGDPLLTEAAEQLKAYFAGELQEFTLPLSVRGGSDFERAVWKQLTRIPYGEMQTYGDVAKIVGDIGAARAVGTACNRNPIAIVVPCHRVVGAGGKLVGFGGGLPTKRHLLELEARIALETMWT, encoded by the coding sequence ATGCACTGGTCCGTGGTCGACTCACCGATCGGCGACCTCACGCTCGCGGTCGACGAGACCGGGCTCTGCCGGCTGCACTTCGGCGGCACCGACCGGCCGCAGTCCGGCGACCCGCTGCTGACCGAGGCGGCCGAGCAACTGAAGGCGTACTTCGCCGGCGAGCTCCAGGAGTTCACGCTGCCGCTGTCGGTCCGCGGCGGTTCCGACTTCGAGCGCGCGGTCTGGAAACAACTGACCCGGATCCCGTACGGCGAGATGCAGACGTACGGCGACGTCGCGAAGATCGTCGGCGACATCGGCGCGGCCCGCGCCGTAGGGACCGCCTGCAACCGGAACCCGATCGCGATCGTGGTGCCCTGCCACCGGGTGGTCGGCGCCGGCGGCAAGCTGGTCGGCTTCGGCGGCGGCCTCCCGACCAAGCGGCACCTGCTCGAGCTCGAGGCGCGGATCGCCCTCGAGACGATGTGGACCTGA
- a CDS encoding DUF4328 domain-containing protein has product MDRWFSSERPMGIAASVLVGLVTVTSWSTAWSDFNLYRTRRTYGDNADRWSEANLISGSLGIVAALALFAAAAVFIIWLWRVRWNAEMFCRGEHRYTRGWVLGCWLVPVVNLWYPKQVVDDIVAASDPRTDPLTTELKDVPGARLVWAWWLTWVTGLVTGNIVQRGVLSGASQLGDLRTNVILSSVSALFITGAAVFAVILIQRIDELQSMRPWVPWWAVGTPQNRFQPPAR; this is encoded by the coding sequence TTGGACCGCTGGTTCAGTTCCGAGCGGCCGATGGGCATCGCCGCGTCCGTCCTGGTCGGCCTGGTCACCGTGACCAGCTGGTCGACGGCGTGGTCCGACTTCAACCTGTACCGGACCCGCCGGACGTACGGCGACAACGCGGACCGGTGGTCCGAGGCGAACCTGATCTCCGGCTCGCTCGGGATCGTCGCGGCGCTCGCGCTGTTCGCGGCCGCGGCGGTGTTCATCATCTGGCTCTGGCGGGTCCGGTGGAACGCGGAGATGTTCTGCCGCGGCGAGCACCGCTACACCCGCGGCTGGGTGCTCGGCTGCTGGCTCGTCCCGGTGGTGAACCTCTGGTACCCGAAGCAGGTCGTCGACGACATCGTCGCGGCCAGCGACCCGCGGACGGATCCGCTGACCACGGAACTCAAGGACGTTCCGGGAGCCCGGCTGGTCTGGGCCTGGTGGCTGACCTGGGTGACGGGACTGGTGACCGGAAACATCGTGCAGAGAGGTGTCCTTTCCGGCGCGTCGCAGCTGGGAGATCTGCGGACGAACGTCATACTGTCCTCCGTCTCGGCGCTGTTCATCACCGGCGCGGCGGTGTTCGCGGTGATCCTGATCCAGCGCATCGACGAACTCCAGAGCATGCGTCCGTGGGTGCCCTGGTGGGCCGTCGGGACACCCCAGAATCGCTTCCAACCACCTGCGCGGTAA